GAGCAGGCCTTCGAGCTGTTCCGGATGGTTCGGCAGCGACTGGTAGAGGAAGAAGAACAAGCCCTCCGCTCCAGCGGTCAGCGACCGGTCGGCCATGGCCAGCAGTTCCTCGAACGTCGGGTAGCGCCAGAAGTCCTTCTTGGCGAAGGATTGAAGCACAACCCACATCGGATTGCATCGAGCGGCGTCTCTGAACGCGGCGAGGGTGGAGTCGAACTCGGTCAGGTCGTTCTCCAAAGTATCCGGTCTCAGGGGATAGATATCGAAAACGGCTTGGGGAAGATCCGTTCGGGCGGTCACCAAGCCCAGCGACTCCGCGCGGCAGAAGCATGAGAACGGCGGCCGGACCGGATCGAGCTCAGCGAAGATATCGCGGACCGCCAGCCAGTTGCGAACCATGCGATTCTCCGGCTCATCATATATCTGGTAAGCCAGGAGCGAATCATGGACACCCAGTGTCTGGACCGTCTTTCGTGCTTCGGCTCGAACCGCCGCCTCGTCGATCGGCCCGTCGCCTCGGATGGCGGGGTGGAACTCCGGCAGGTCGAGAACGATCCTCAGGCCCTGCCGATCGGCGGCGGCCAGAATGGTCGTCCGCAGCGGCACGGGCGTATTGGTGACCACCGCGGCGTTGACCCCGTGCGCGGCAAGGTCGGCGAAGCACCGGTCGTAGTAAACCGCAGCGGCGGCGGGCTCGGCGGGACTGCCCGCCCAGTCCGGCCGTCCCTCAAACCAGACGCCGATCGGATGGAAGACTCTCGAATCGCTCATCAAATGCTCCTGTCATGATGGACGGTGTGCATTTGTAGCGTGCGGACGCGCTAACGGCAAGTCCGTCGTGGAAAGACGATCGGAGAGGAGGCCGAATGCCCGGACTCCAGAACCCAAACTCAGCGACGGTCAGTTCATCACGGATTCGACCGCGGCATACTTCTCATCGAACGCGCCGAGCAACTCCTCGAGCCGCTCATCGGGCAGCTCAACCAACTCAAGGGCCTCTTCCTGGACATCGGTTCCTTCGAGGCAGAAGCCGATTTCCTTGTGGCACGCCATCACCTCGGCGACATGAACCATCGCGGCGACGATCTGGCCCGGAGCGGACGCTTTCATCGGTTCGTGGTGATAGCCCGTGGCAAGCTGGAACATGGACGGGAACTTCCACTTGACCGACAACCCCGCTCCGAACGCTTGGTGGTCGGCTTGGAGGGCGGCGATCTCGGCTTCACACAGGGCGGTGCCCTTCTCGCTCGCCGAGTCGATCAGTTCGCAAAGCTGATTCGAAAAAACCTGCATTTCGACAACGATCCCGATATCGTGCATAAGCCCAGCCACGAAAATCTCATCGGGATTCTCAAAGCCGCGGGCCTCAGCGATCAATTTGCAGAACACGCCCGTGGCCAGGCTGTGCGCCCAGAGGTCCTTGGGACTGTACTTGGTCGCTAACCGCTGGCCGCGGAACAACTTGGTGATCGAGGTCGCGATGGCAATGTTTTTAACGGTGCTGAGCCCCAGCAGCACGATGGCCCGGTCCACCGAGCCGACTTGGCGGGGCAGACCGTAGAAGGCGGAGTTGACGACCTTGAGAATCTTGGCTGAGAGGGCAACGTCGTGCTTGATGATCTCGTGGAGATCCTTGACCGACGATTTGGGATCCTCAACCACCTGGATGATCTTGGCGGTGATCTCCGGAAGGGTCGCGATCTGGGTCACCTTCTGAATGGCCTGCGCAACGCACGCCTGACTATCCGTTGCCAGGGTTGTCATATCTGTTTCCTTGTTTCCCGTGTCCTGAGTACCTCGGAATGCGTCACTACCGCCATAACAGTTGTCGGCAGACCATCCGCCCACTTTAGGTAGAAGTGGGACTTATCAGTGACATTGAGTAAGTGGAAGTGTTTGTCCGGCAATGGAAATCAGCGGAACTGCTTGACCCGCATCCGGCGGTCGAAGGAAACCTTGGCGAGCGTCTCGGCGATCCGGCGGCCGGTATCGCCCGTGCCAAACGCCCGGCTGGGGCGGACGCGGCGGGCCCGCGAGGTGGCGATGGCCTCCCCTACGGCCTTCGCGATCCGTCCGGCGTCGTAATCGACGTCGATGATGGTGTTGCCGTTTCGCTCGCGACCCTCCTGGCGGGGACCGATGTTGACCACCGCGGTACCGAGGGCGTTGGCCTCCAGGATGCCGCTGGAGGAGTTGCCGACCAGGGCGTCAGCGGCCCAGATCGCCTGTAAATACCTTGTCCTTTCGAGGCTTGCGAAAAACTTCCAGTCGCGGCGGCCGGAGGGGCCCTTGAGGAACTCCCGAATGGCCCGCGTGATGCCGCTATGGCCGGGATCGGTGTTGGGTCCGATAATAATGCCCTGCTCACCCTTGAGGGCTGAGAGCACGGTCTGCATGTTTCGATACTCGCCATCGGTGCCGAACCCGCAGGGATGG
This genomic stretch from Phycisphaerae bacterium harbors:
- a CDS encoding HDOD domain-containing protein — its product is MTTLATDSQACVAQAIQKVTQIATLPEITAKIIQVVEDPKSSVKDLHEIIKHDVALSAKILKVVNSAFYGLPRQVGSVDRAIVLLGLSTVKNIAIATSITKLFRGQRLATKYSPKDLWAHSLATGVFCKLIAEARGFENPDEIFVAGLMHDIGIVVEMQVFSNQLCELIDSASEKGTALCEAEIAALQADHQAFGAGLSVKWKFPSMFQLATGYHHEPMKASAPGQIVAAMVHVAEVMACHKEIGFCLEGTDVQEEALELVELPDERLEELLGAFDEKYAAVESVMN